The Xanthomonas sp. CFBP 8443 genome has a window encoding:
- the fur gene encoding ferric iron uptake transcriptional regulator, with protein MESHDLRKVGLKVTHPRMRILELLEQKSARHHMTAEEIYRQLLDHGDEIGLATVYRVLTQFEAAGLVLKHNFEGGQAVYELDRGGHHDHMVDVDTGNVIEFESAEIEELQRKIAADHGYELEEHSLVLYVRSKRPAGKKG; from the coding sequence ATGGAATCCCACGATCTGCGCAAAGTCGGCCTGAAGGTCACGCATCCCCGGATGCGCATCCTGGAGCTGCTCGAGCAGAAGTCGGCGCGCCACCACATGACCGCCGAGGAGATCTACCGCCAGCTGCTCGACCACGGCGACGAGATCGGCCTGGCCACGGTGTACCGGGTCCTGACCCAGTTCGAGGCGGCCGGGTTGGTGCTCAAGCACAATTTCGAAGGCGGCCAGGCGGTGTACGAACTGGACCGCGGCGGCCACCACGACCACATGGTGGACGTGGACACCGGCAACGTCATCGAGTTCGAAAGCGCCGAGATCGAAGAGCTGCAGCGCAAGATCGCCGCCGATCACGGCTACGAGCTGGAAGAGCATTCGCTGGTGCTGTACGTGCGCAGCAAGCGCCCGGCGGGCAAGAAGGGCTGA
- the bamE gene encoding outer membrane protein assembly factor BamE, giving the protein MRNLLLVAVVALSTAGCGIIYKQPIYQGNLIKQAAVDQLKVGQNKQQVSALLGTPSIPDPFHAQRWDYTSSERVDRVGKTEIKNFVVYFENDTVTRWEGEYFPDRDSELAKNSVRQFGRNLAKDKKKQRRGE; this is encoded by the coding sequence ATGCGCAATCTCTTGCTGGTCGCCGTTGTTGCCCTGTCCACCGCTGGCTGCGGGATCATCTACAAGCAGCCCATTTATCAAGGCAACCTGATCAAGCAGGCGGCCGTCGACCAACTCAAGGTCGGGCAAAACAAGCAGCAGGTCAGCGCATTGCTGGGCACTCCGTCGATCCCAGATCCGTTCCACGCCCAGCGCTGGGACTACACCTCCAGCGAGCGCGTCGATCGCGTCGGCAAGACCGAAATCAAGAATTTCGTCGTGTACTTCGAGAACGACACGGTGACCCGCTGGGAAGGCGAGTATTTCCCGGACCGCGATTCGGAACTGGCCAAGAACAGCGTGCGCCAGTTCGGCCGCAACCTGGCCAAGGACAAGAAGAAGCAGCGCCGCGGCGAATAA
- a CDS encoding RnfH family protein, with translation MRVEVVLAWPERFVARTLQLPEGATVADAVAAADLAEATPGMPCAVHGSVAAPSQPLHDGDRVELLRPLLADPKEARRRRAKPR, from the coding sequence GTGCGGGTCGAGGTGGTGCTGGCCTGGCCGGAGCGCTTCGTGGCGCGCACGCTGCAGTTGCCTGAAGGCGCCACCGTCGCCGATGCCGTGGCGGCCGCCGACCTGGCCGAAGCCACGCCGGGCATGCCTTGTGCGGTGCATGGCAGCGTGGCCGCACCGAGCCAGCCCTTGCACGACGGCGACCGGGTGGAGCTGCTCAGGCCGTTGCTGGCCGATCCGAAGGAAGCCCGGCGGCGCCGCGCGAAACCGCGCTAG
- a CDS encoding SRPBCC family protein, translating to MPIIRRSALVEHPATRMFDLVNDVAAYPRRFAWCDAAHVLEHSDQFLVARLDLGLGSFRTWFTTENRLQRPDRIDMLLRDGPFKRLQGQWEFQGFNDHASKVSLMLDFEPASRLLGPALALGFQSLADRMVNDFVRVADREDA from the coding sequence ATGCCTATCATCCGCCGCAGCGCCCTGGTCGAACACCCCGCAACGCGCATGTTCGACCTGGTCAATGATGTCGCCGCCTATCCGCGCCGCTTCGCCTGGTGCGATGCGGCGCATGTGCTCGAGCACAGCGACCAGTTCCTGGTGGCGCGGCTGGACCTAGGCCTGGGCTCGTTCCGGACCTGGTTCACCACCGAAAACCGGCTGCAGCGCCCCGACCGCATCGATATGCTGCTGCGCGACGGCCCGTTCAAGCGGTTGCAGGGCCAGTGGGAGTTCCAGGGCTTCAACGACCACGCCAGCAAGGTCAGCCTGATGCTCGATTTCGAACCGGCCTCGCGGCTGCTGGGGCCGGCGCTGGCGCTGGGTTTCCAGAGCCTGGCCGACCGCATGGTCAACGACTTCGTCCGCGTCGCCGACCGCGAAGACGCGTGA
- the smpB gene encoding SsrA-binding protein SmpB, producing MSKKPAKDKANGATATKTIALNKRARHEYHLEDRYEAGLALQGWEVKSIRAGRANIGESYAFVRQGELFLFGAQFTPLIQASTHVVADDRRTRKLLLHRSEIDKLIGRVERDGYTLVPTAMYWSKNKIKLEIALAKGKQDHDKRDAAKDRDWARDKQRIMRRHNKNA from the coding sequence ATGAGCAAGAAACCCGCCAAGGATAAAGCAAACGGCGCGACGGCCACCAAGACCATCGCGTTGAACAAGCGTGCGCGCCACGAATACCACCTGGAGGACCGCTACGAAGCCGGCCTGGCCCTGCAGGGCTGGGAGGTCAAGTCGATCCGCGCCGGCCGCGCCAACATCGGCGAGAGCTACGCGTTCGTGCGCCAGGGCGAGCTGTTCCTGTTCGGCGCGCAGTTCACCCCGCTGATCCAGGCCTCCACCCATGTGGTGGCCGACGACCGCCGCACCCGCAAGCTGCTGCTGCACCGGAGCGAGATCGACAAGCTGATCGGCCGCGTCGAGCGCGACGGCTATACCCTGGTGCCCACCGCGATGTACTGGAGCAAGAACAAGATCAAGCTCGAGATCGCGCTGGCCAAGGGCAAGCAGGACCACGACAAGCGCGACGCCGCCAAGGACCGCGACTGGGCCCGCGACAAGCAGCGGATCATGCGGCGGCACAACAAGAACGCGTGA
- a CDS encoding S8 family serine peptidase — translation MAPPLTLRPKATGEGSLAQGRARTVVYIHGIGNKPPAEVLRCQWDRALFGREMGERTRLAYWVSRERYPSPEPGSCQDQDRGPALNQAEQRVLGALGVVPQMADLRQLAETLAGSDVERAFLQQLLDEVQTAAPDATGIHAQGPIDVLNRMLLKLISAALLQDVHDFFFVPARREQMRESLLQRMRAGGGPFVVVAHSQGSLIAYDVLREFEAEGCEVSLLLTLGSPLGLPVVRSMFKQWTGTPKLPFPACVKRWVNVAERRDPVALDGDLSDDIADAQGRFHNIAGSRINPDWQRNPHSGSGYLSIPEVRAEVRRAVGVGFDQPIAHPVLIKDLSDQLEAHAPDYRHEVLIELDRLPGEREPAQLKHELVAALRELTQASTGLNGDALDAAIELEDTLQRYVSARLTRFEIESLRDRYRTLSLKRLWRDAGKRALIYQSRSTVQADAAQVAYRALGAGIGWAVLDSGIAAAHPHFQQPGLAETVLAQWDCTQRGRARELRRRDGAGFATLDGNGHGTHVAGIIAGQCEAPLPGVAPATPLRFAGMAPQARLYGLKVLDDDGNGRDSWIIKGVQQVAEINERAGELVIHGVNLSLGGYFDAESYGCGFTPLCNELRRLWRQGVVVVIAAGNEGLAWLMQNDGQAYPLNLDLSIGDPANLEEALAVGSVHKSSPHSYGVSYFSSRGPTADGRHKPDLVAPGEKIVSAHHRYDAGDPSTWMVEMSGTSMAAAHVSGLIAAFLSVRREFIGFPDRVKQLLLAQCLDLQRDPYMQGRGLPSLMRMLGAT, via the coding sequence GTGGCGCCCCCACTCACGCTCCGGCCCAAGGCCACCGGCGAAGGCTCGCTGGCGCAGGGGCGGGCGCGGACGGTCGTCTACATCCATGGCATCGGCAACAAGCCGCCGGCCGAGGTGCTGCGCTGCCAGTGGGATCGCGCCTTGTTCGGCCGGGAGATGGGCGAGCGCACGCGCCTGGCGTACTGGGTCAGCCGCGAGCGCTATCCGTCGCCGGAGCCGGGCAGCTGCCAGGACCAGGATCGCGGCCCGGCGCTGAACCAGGCCGAGCAGCGCGTGCTCGGTGCGCTGGGCGTGGTGCCGCAGATGGCCGATCTGCGCCAGTTGGCCGAGACGCTGGCCGGCAGCGATGTGGAGCGCGCATTCCTGCAGCAACTGCTGGACGAAGTGCAGACCGCCGCGCCCGACGCCACCGGCATCCATGCGCAGGGGCCGATCGACGTGCTGAACCGGATGCTGCTGAAGCTGATCTCCGCGGCGCTGCTGCAGGACGTGCACGATTTCTTCTTCGTGCCGGCGCGGCGCGAGCAGATGCGCGAAAGTCTGCTGCAGCGCATGCGTGCCGGCGGCGGTCCGTTCGTGGTGGTCGCGCACAGCCAGGGCTCGCTGATCGCCTACGACGTGCTGCGCGAGTTCGAAGCCGAAGGCTGCGAGGTGTCGCTGCTGCTGACGCTGGGCTCGCCGCTGGGCCTGCCGGTGGTGCGCAGCATGTTCAAGCAGTGGACCGGCACGCCGAAGCTGCCGTTCCCGGCCTGCGTGAAGCGCTGGGTCAACGTCGCCGAGCGCCGCGATCCGGTGGCGCTGGACGGTGATCTAAGCGACGACATCGCCGACGCGCAGGGGCGCTTCCACAACATCGCCGGGTCGCGGATCAATCCGGATTGGCAACGCAACCCGCATTCCGGCTCCGGCTACCTGTCCATTCCCGAGGTCCGCGCCGAGGTGCGGCGCGCGGTCGGCGTGGGCTTCGACCAGCCGATTGCGCACCCGGTGCTGATCAAGGACCTGTCCGACCAGTTGGAGGCGCATGCGCCGGACTATCGGCACGAGGTGCTGATCGAACTGGACCGCCTGCCGGGCGAGCGCGAGCCGGCGCAATTGAAGCACGAACTGGTCGCCGCGCTGCGCGAGCTGACCCAGGCCTCCACCGGGCTGAACGGCGATGCGTTGGACGCGGCGATCGAGCTGGAGGACACGCTGCAGCGCTACGTGTCGGCGCGCCTGACCCGGTTCGAGATCGAGAGCCTGCGCGACCGCTATCGCACGCTGAGCCTGAAACGGCTGTGGCGCGATGCCGGCAAGCGCGCCTTGATCTACCAGTCGCGCAGCACTGTGCAGGCCGACGCGGCGCAGGTGGCGTATCGCGCGCTCGGCGCCGGCATCGGCTGGGCGGTGCTGGACAGCGGCATCGCCGCGGCGCATCCGCATTTCCAGCAGCCGGGCCTTGCCGAAACGGTGCTGGCGCAGTGGGACTGCACCCAGCGCGGCCGCGCCCGCGAACTGCGCCGCCGCGACGGCGCCGGCTTCGCCACCCTGGACGGCAACGGCCACGGTACCCACGTGGCCGGGATCATCGCCGGGCAGTGCGAGGCGCCGCTGCCCGGGGTGGCGCCGGCCACGCCGCTGCGTTTCGCCGGCATGGCGCCGCAGGCGCGGCTGTACGGACTGAAGGTGCTGGACGACGACGGCAACGGCCGCGACTCGTGGATCATCAAGGGCGTGCAGCAGGTCGCCGAGATCAACGAGCGCGCCGGTGAGCTGGTCATCCACGGGGTCAACCTGAGCCTGGGCGGCTATTTCGATGCGGAAAGCTACGGCTGCGGCTTCACCCCGCTGTGCAACGAACTGCGCCGGCTATGGCGGCAGGGCGTGGTGGTGGTGATTGCGGCCGGCAACGAAGGCCTGGCCTGGCTGATGCAGAACGACGGGCAGGCCTATCCGTTGAACCTGGACCTGAGCATCGGCGATCCGGCCAACCTAGAGGAGGCGCTGGCGGTGGGTTCGGTGCACAAGAGCAGCCCGCACAGCTACGGCGTGTCGTATTTCTCCTCGCGCGGGCCGACCGCCGATGGCCGGCACAAGCCGGACCTGGTGGCGCCGGGCGAGAAGATCGTCTCGGCCCATCACCGCTACGACGCTGGCGACCCCAGCACCTGGATGGTGGAGATGAGCGGCACCAGCATGGCCGCCGCGCACGTGTCCGGGCTGATCGCCGCGTTCCTGTCGGTGCGCCGCGAGTTCATCGGCTTCCCGGACCGGGTCAAGCAATTGTTGCTGGCGCAGTGCCTGGACCTGCAGCGCGATCCGTACATGCAGGGACGGGGGTTGCCGAGCCTGATGCGGATGTTGGGGGCGACGTGA
- a CDS encoding NAD(P)H-dependent oxidoreductase, which translates to MKLLHIDSSALGAHSVSRGLTAAIVAEFVAAHPGVDVAYRDVHAAPLSHWAPPAGDADPAAIENSQVLEEFLAADVVVIGAPMYNFGIASSLKAWIDRLAVAGKTFRYGAAGPEGLAGGKRVIVASSRGGIYSPGSPAAANDFQETYLRAAFGFFGITEIEFVRAEGVAMSDDHRTQAIGGAIAGIGGLLREAA; encoded by the coding sequence ATGAAACTCCTGCACATCGACAGCAGCGCGCTCGGCGCGCATTCCGTCTCGCGCGGGCTGACCGCGGCCATCGTCGCCGAGTTCGTCGCCGCGCATCCGGGTGTGGACGTCGCCTACCGCGACGTGCATGCCGCGCCGTTGAGCCACTGGGCGCCGCCGGCCGGCGATGCCGATCCGGCGGCCATCGAAAACAGCCAGGTGCTGGAAGAGTTCCTGGCCGCCGATGTCGTCGTGATCGGCGCGCCCATGTACAACTTCGGCATCGCCAGCTCGCTGAAGGCCTGGATCGACCGTCTCGCCGTGGCTGGGAAGACCTTCCGCTACGGCGCCGCCGGTCCGGAAGGCCTGGCCGGCGGCAAGCGCGTGATCGTCGCGTCCTCGCGCGGTGGCATCTACAGCCCGGGCAGCCCGGCGGCGGCGAACGATTTCCAGGAAACCTACCTGCGCGCGGCGTTCGGCTTCTTCGGCATCACCGAGATCGAGTTCGTTCGCGCCGAAGGCGTGGCGATGAGCGACGACCACCGCACCCAGGCGATCGGCGGCGCGATCGCCGGCATCGGCGGCCTGTTGCGCGAAGCGGCCTGA
- a CDS encoding LysR substrate-binding domain-containing protein yields MILTMDGVLHDLNDLYFFASVVEHGGFSAAGRALGLPKSRLSKRVAQLEERLGVRLLQRTTRRFVVTEVGMRFYQHCRAVLEEARAAQDAVDELRIEPRGVVRVSCPVPLAQNVLGPILPAFLLQHPKVRVRLTATNRRVDVIGEGYDVAIRVRDKLDTDATLVVRSIGHARGMLVASRAFLDAHGRPQTLQELAQLPALSMFEHEGAQLWELLDGDGNKTAVEVTPRLVSGDFSVLLAAAVQDCGVALLPEEFCAPLLTNGTLECVLPDYSTAQGLLHFVYPSRRGLLPAIRSFVDFLAECLPQATFRHDCPRPAAD; encoded by the coding sequence ATGATCTTGACGATGGACGGCGTACTGCACGACCTCAACGATCTGTATTTCTTCGCCTCGGTGGTCGAACACGGCGGATTTTCCGCCGCCGGGCGTGCGCTGGGCCTGCCCAAGTCGCGGCTGAGCAAGCGCGTCGCCCAGCTCGAGGAACGGCTCGGCGTGCGCCTGCTGCAGCGGACCACGCGACGCTTCGTGGTCACCGAGGTCGGCATGCGCTTCTACCAGCACTGCCGCGCGGTGCTGGAAGAAGCGCGCGCCGCGCAGGATGCGGTCGACGAACTGCGCATCGAGCCGCGCGGCGTGGTCCGGGTCAGTTGCCCGGTACCGCTGGCCCAGAACGTGTTGGGCCCGATCCTGCCGGCATTCCTGCTGCAACACCCCAAGGTGCGGGTGCGGCTCACCGCGACCAACCGCCGCGTGGATGTGATCGGCGAAGGCTACGATGTGGCGATCCGGGTGCGCGACAAGCTCGATACCGATGCCACCCTGGTGGTGCGCAGCATCGGCCATGCGCGCGGCATGCTGGTGGCCAGCCGCGCGTTCCTGGACGCGCATGGCCGTCCGCAGACGCTGCAGGAGCTGGCCCAGCTGCCGGCCTTGTCGATGTTCGAACACGAGGGCGCGCAGTTGTGGGAGCTGCTCGACGGCGACGGCAACAAGACCGCGGTGGAGGTCACGCCGAGGCTGGTCAGCGGCGATTTCTCGGTGCTCCTGGCCGCTGCCGTGCAGGACTGCGGGGTGGCGCTGTTGCCCGAGGAATTCTGCGCCCCCCTGCTCACCAACGGCACGCTGGAATGCGTGCTGCCGGACTACAGCACCGCCCAGGGCCTGCTGCATTTCGTCTACCCGAGCCGCCGCGGCCTGCTGCCGGCGATCCGCAGCTTCGTGGATTTCCTGGCCGAATGCCTGCCGCAGGCTACGTTCCGCCACGACTGCCCACGGCCGGCGGCCGACTAG
- a CDS encoding GGDEF domain-containing protein: MSVPMRHDFRLGLIRILGPTTAVLLLLFGMYQLLKAQPWVAAAGMALAALAALATWLALRRGDSRMDALLTLSWLLGSALASHALHQAAIPWLYLVMMSNFFVVSRNVGLACNATLIVIMLVTSSSAETALGAEHTFSLTAVSLLITGLGYVLSLRLEDDRLRLEQLASHDALTGLPNRRMLERSLSQRVTDPRRNTRRHGLVVLDIDHFKVVNDLYGHAAGDRTLAELAALLRFEVRAPDEVFRFGGEEFVVVARLQSRSELVRFSKRLHQVMREALRGPNGSVTVSLGAAMLCDELHWQDWFSRADAALYQAKNGGRDTYVVAEDLVHEQSLQKQE; this comes from the coding sequence GTGAGCGTTCCGATGCGCCACGACTTCCGGCTCGGCCTGATCAGGATTCTCGGGCCGACCACCGCCGTGCTGTTGCTGCTGTTCGGGATGTACCAGTTGCTGAAGGCGCAGCCGTGGGTGGCCGCCGCCGGCATGGCGTTGGCCGCGCTGGCGGCGCTGGCCACCTGGCTGGCGCTGCGCCGCGGCGACAGCCGCATGGACGCGCTGCTGACCCTGAGTTGGCTGCTGGGCAGCGCGCTGGCCAGCCACGCGCTGCATCAGGCCGCGATCCCGTGGCTGTACCTGGTGATGATGAGCAACTTCTTCGTCGTCTCGCGCAATGTCGGGCTGGCCTGCAATGCCACCTTGATCGTGATCATGCTGGTCACCTCGAGCAGCGCGGAGACCGCGCTCGGCGCCGAGCACACCTTCTCGCTGACCGCCGTGTCGCTGCTGATCACCGGCCTGGGCTACGTGCTGTCGCTGCGCCTGGAGGACGATCGCCTGCGCCTGGAACAGCTGGCCTCGCACGACGCGCTGACCGGGCTGCCGAACCGGCGCATGCTGGAGCGCAGCCTGTCGCAGCGCGTGACCGATCCGCGCCGCAACACGCGCCGGCATGGGCTGGTCGTGCTGGACATCGATCACTTCAAGGTGGTCAACGATCTCTACGGGCACGCAGCCGGCGACCGCACGCTGGCCGAACTGGCCGCGCTGCTGCGTTTCGAGGTGCGTGCGCCGGACGAGGTGTTCCGCTTCGGCGGCGAGGAATTCGTGGTGGTGGCGCGCCTGCAGTCGCGCAGCGAGCTGGTCCGTTTCAGCAAGCGCCTGCACCAGGTCATGCGCGAGGCGTTGCGCGGTCCCAACGGCAGCGTCACCGTGTCCCTCGGCGCGGCCATGCTGTGCGACGAGCTGCACTGGCAAGATTGGTTCTCGCGCGCCGACGCGGCGCTGTACCAGGCCAAGAACGGCGGCCGCGACACGTACGTGGTGGCCGAGGATCTGGTCCACGAGCAGTCGCTGCAGAAACAGGAGTGA
- a CDS encoding efflux transporter outer membrane subunit encodes MVIRPAIGALALALLSACASVGPNYRAPEQAPVTLQGAAAPVFATTSPVASWWAQFDDPVLEQLVHESLVANLDLRIALSRVHEARAVFAERRLDQAPHVTAGGDYSRGKAPDANAGGARVLTESYSLGFDAGWELDLFGRQRRASEAARADLEAEQAGMADAQVTVAAEVARNYFELRGAQKRIAVARTTLDNLRDTQRLTETRLQLGAGSELDVQSSRARLKAIEADIPLLEVSEAQARHRLAVLLGRTPGALDELLAPRATPAYARALPLGDTTQLLRRRPDVRIAERRLAASTARVGVATADLFPRISLSGFVGFLSGDAGSLLQGSSKAWSLTPSISWAAFDFGTVRARLRASEAQADGAAADYEKAVLGALEDTENALTAYAKQQARLAIVVDQAQAARRAATLAEISYREGSEDFLTLLDTQRTQLAADDALAEAEASVNVGVVRVYKALGGWGQDAVLPQDVALAPLPAPASR; translated from the coding sequence ATGGTGATCCGCCCCGCGATCGGCGCGCTGGCGTTGGCGCTGCTCAGCGCCTGCGCCAGCGTCGGCCCCAACTACCGTGCGCCCGAACAGGCGCCGGTGACGCTGCAGGGCGCGGCGGCACCGGTGTTCGCGACCACGTCGCCGGTGGCGTCGTGGTGGGCGCAGTTCGACGACCCGGTGCTGGAGCAACTGGTGCACGAGAGCCTGGTCGCCAATCTCGACCTGCGCATCGCCCTGTCGCGGGTGCACGAAGCGCGCGCGGTGTTTGCCGAGCGGCGCCTGGACCAGGCGCCGCACGTCACCGCCGGCGGCGACTACAGCCGCGGCAAGGCGCCGGACGCGAACGCCGGCGGCGCGCGCGTGCTGACCGAAAGCTACAGCCTGGGCTTCGATGCCGGCTGGGAGCTGGACCTGTTCGGACGCCAGCGCCGTGCCAGCGAGGCGGCGCGTGCCGACCTGGAAGCTGAGCAGGCCGGCATGGCCGATGCGCAGGTGACGGTGGCCGCGGAAGTGGCGCGCAACTACTTCGAACTGCGTGGCGCGCAGAAGCGCATCGCGGTGGCGCGCACCACGCTGGACAACCTGCGCGACACCCAGCGCCTGACCGAGACCCGCCTGCAACTGGGCGCCGGCAGCGAGCTGGACGTGCAGAGCAGCCGCGCCCGGCTGAAGGCGATCGAGGCCGACATCCCGTTGCTGGAAGTCAGCGAAGCGCAGGCCCGGCATCGCCTGGCGGTGCTGCTGGGACGCACTCCCGGCGCACTGGACGAGCTGCTGGCGCCACGCGCGACGCCGGCCTACGCCCGTGCCTTGCCGCTGGGCGATACCACCCAGTTGCTGCGCCGGCGCCCCGACGTGCGCATCGCCGAGCGCCGATTGGCGGCATCGACGGCGCGGGTCGGCGTGGCCACCGCCGATCTGTTCCCGCGGATCAGCCTCAGCGGCTTCGTCGGCTTCCTGTCCGGCGATGCCGGCTCGCTGCTGCAGGGCAGCAGCAAGGCCTGGTCGCTGACCCCGTCGATCAGCTGGGCGGCGTTCGATTTCGGCACCGTGCGGGCGCGGCTGCGCGCCAGCGAGGCGCAGGCCGACGGCGCCGCCGCCGACTACGAGAAGGCGGTGCTCGGCGCGCTGGAAGACACCGAGAACGCCTTGACCGCCTACGCCAAGCAGCAGGCGCGGCTGGCGATCGTGGTCGATCAGGCGCAAGCGGCGCGGCGCGCCGCAACTTTGGCGGAGATCAGCTATCGCGAAGGCTCGGAGGATTTCCTGACCCTGCTCGACACCCAGCGCACGCAACTGGCCGCCGACGATGCCCTGGCCGAGGCCGAGGCATCGGTGAACGTCGGCGTGGTGCGGGTGTACAAGGCGCTCGGCGGCTGGGGCCAGGATGCGGTGTTGCCGCAGGACGTGGCGCTGGCGCCGCTGCCGGCGCCGGCTTCGCGCTGA
- a CDS encoding SDR family oxidoreductase: protein MTTTQKIALVTGATRGIGLHTVRQLAEAGVHTLLAGRDSTRASAAALELQGEGLPVEALTLDVTDDASIAAAVAAVQARHGRLDILVNNAGIIVDDFKLAVSQQSLQTWRTTFDTNVFGLIAVTQAFLPLLRAAPAARIVNVSSLLGSVTLHSQPGSPIYDFKVPAYNVSKSAVNAWTVQLAYELRDTPIKVNTIHPGYVKTDMNAGEGELEVADGARSSVMMALLDADGPTGSYTHVGQVLPW from the coding sequence ATGACCACGACCCAGAAAATCGCCCTTGTCACGGGCGCCACCCGCGGCATCGGCCTGCATACCGTGCGCCAGCTGGCCGAGGCCGGCGTGCACACGCTGCTGGCCGGCCGCGATTCCACCCGCGCCAGCGCCGCCGCCCTGGAACTGCAGGGCGAAGGCCTGCCGGTGGAAGCGCTGACCCTGGATGTGACTGACGACGCCAGCATCGCCGCCGCGGTGGCCGCCGTGCAGGCGCGTCACGGGCGGCTCGACATCCTGGTCAACAACGCCGGCATCATCGTCGACGACTTCAAGCTGGCGGTCTCGCAGCAGAGCCTGCAGACCTGGCGCACGACCTTCGACACCAACGTGTTCGGCCTGATCGCGGTGACCCAGGCGTTCCTGCCGCTGCTGCGCGCCGCGCCGGCCGCGCGCATCGTCAATGTGTCCAGCCTGCTCGGCTCGGTCACGCTGCACAGCCAGCCCGGCTCGCCGATCTACGACTTCAAGGTGCCGGCCTACAACGTCTCCAAGAGCGCGGTCAACGCGTGGACCGTGCAGTTGGCCTACGAGTTGCGCGACACCCCGATCAAGGTCAACACCATCCATCCCGGCTACGTGAAGACCGACATGAACGCCGGCGAAGGCGAGCTGGAAGTGGCCGACGGCGCGCGCAGCAGCGTGATGATGGCGCTGCTCGATGCCGACGGCCCGACCGGCAGCTACACCCACGTGGGCCAGGTGCTGCCATGGTGA